A single region of the Anas platyrhynchos isolate ZD024472 breed Pekin duck chromosome 6, IASCAAS_PekinDuck_T2T, whole genome shotgun sequence genome encodes:
- the UROS gene encoding uroporphyrinogen-III synthase — translation MKVLLLKDPKDKDSGPDPYVKELGLYGLEATLIPVLSFEFVSLESLFEKLSHPESYGGLVFTSPRALEAIKICLKENSKSEAWSKSLKQRWNTKPAYVVGKATASLVEEIGLSPQGEKTGNAEKLAEYICSREKGNSSCLLFPCGALKREVLPTALKEKGIPLESLTVYQTTEHTNLQESLSSYFSQQGIPASIVFFSPSGVKFCLQHIQKLSGDFINHVKFAAIGPTTAEAMEAAGIPVSCTAESPTPQDLAAGIQKALRLQNCACSKNTARISS, via the exons ATGAAGGTTCTGTTACTGAAGGACCCCAAAGACAAAGATTCAGGACCAGATCCGTATGTTAAA gaacTAGGATTATATGGACTTGAAGCAACTTTGATTCCAGTTCTGTCATTTGAATTTGTATCTCTTGAAAGCTTATTTGAAAAG CTCTCTCATCCAGAATCTTATGGGGGCCTAGTTTTCACTAGTCCAAGAGCATTAGAAGCCATCAAGATATGTTTGAAAGAGAATAGTAAAAGTGAAG CCTGGTCAAAATCTCTTAAACAAAGATGGAATACCAAACCCGCATATGTGGTAGGAAAAGCTACAGCTTCTCTAG TGGAAGAAATTGGTCTTTCCCCACAAGGAGAAAAGACTGGAAATGCTGAGAAATTAGCTGAATATATTTGCTCAA GAGAGAAGGGTAATTCATCATGCCTGCTTTTTCCTTGTGGAGCCCTGAAAAGAGAAGTACTTCCTACAGCACTTAAGGAAAAAG GCATACCTCTGGAAAGCCTTACTGTATATCAAACAACAGAACACACCAATCTCCAGGAATCACTGAGCAGTTATTTCTCACAACAG GGAATTCCAGCAAGTATTGTGTTCTTCAGTCCATCTGGTGTCAAGTTTTGCCTCCAGCACATTCAGAAGCTATCTGGGGATTTTATCAACCATGTGAAg TTTGCAGCTATCGGTCCAACAACTGCTGAAGCCATGGAAGCAGCAGGAATTCCAGTAAGCTGTACTGCAGAGAGTCCAACTCCCCAAGACCTTGCTGCTGGGATCCAAAAAGCACTTCGCCTACAGAACTGCGCTTGTTCTAAGAACACAGCACGTATTTCAAGCTGA